From the genome of Frateuria soli:
ATCCACCAGCTGGCCGGCGGCAGCGCATCGCCGGCGAACACGCGCACGATGGTCAGCAGGATGCGGTCGTTGAGCAGCAGGGCGAGCACTGCCAGCGTCTGCTGCCACATCGGGAAGAAGCGCAACCGCGAACGGAAACGCAGCGCGATGAACACCAGCGCGGTCAGGCGCAGCGCCTGTTCGCCCAACAGCACGCCATCGAGCAGGTCCGCCGCCAGGCCCATCGCGAAGGCGAGGCCGAGCGTCACCCGCTCGCCCGATTCCAGCGACCAGTACAGCAGGACCAGTGCCGGCCAGTAGGGCTTGAACGGCTCGAGCGCGTCCGGAAGCGGCACCAGCATCGCCAGCAGCGCGATCGCCAGCGTGCCGATGAACCACCAGAGAGCCAGGCGCTGGCGGTTCATGGCCGCCCCCCGGCCGGCGGCGCGGACCCGGTGCTGTCAACGGCTCCCGCAGGCGCGAGGTCGGCCGGAGGCCCCATCGGCGGCACCGGCTCGGGCGGCCCGACCGGCTCGGCCTGGTCATGCAGCAGCAGCACGTCCTCGCTGCGGCTGATGTCGGCGCTGGGTTGCGCCTGTGCTTCCAGGAACATGCCGGTGGCGGCGGGTGCCACGTGGATGACCTCGCCGACCGGGAAGCCGGGCGGGAAGCGACCGCCCAGGCCGGAGGTCAGCAACCGGTCGCCCTCGCGCACGTCGGCCGCCATCGGGATGGTCGGCAGCACCAGCCGGTCGCCTTCGCGCGAACCGTAGGCAATGGTGCGAAGCCCGGTGCGCTCGACGGTCACCGGCAAGGCGTTGTTCGGATCGGTGATCAGCATCACTACCGACGTGGTCGGCAGGGTTTCGATGACCTGTCCCATCACGCCGTGCGCGTCGATGACCGGCTGACCCTGCGTGACGCCGTCGCGGGCGCCGACATTGAGCAGCAGGCGATGGCGGTACGCGCCCAGGTCGACGCCGACCACGCGGGCCAGCTGCACGTTGAGTTCCAGGCTGCGCTGGGTGTCGAGCAGTTCCTTCAGATGCTGATTCTGCTGCGCCACCGCGGCCATGCGATTGAGCTTGGCGTTGGCCAGCAGCAGATCCTCGCGCAGGCGCTGGTTCTGATCGGTCAGCCGCTGGCGGTCGGCGAAGGCCACCGACAGCGTGCGCATGCCCTCCACCGGCAGCCCGGCGAGGCGGTACAGCGGCTCGACCGCCACGGCGGCGCCATAGCGGATGCGCCACATCCAGCCGTTGCGATGGTCGAGCACCATCAGCACCATCGCCAGCGCGAGGTAGCCGATCAGCCGCAGGGTGCCGGTCGAGCCGGCGAACAGGGGCGAGGATTCCTGGCCCATCAAGAGAACCCGAAAAGGAAGGAGCGACGCAGACGGTCGCCACCAAGCGTGGCAGAAGGCACCGGCGCGGCACAACAAACAGGCCGCGCTCCATGCTGGAGAAGGTTGGGGATGAAAGGCCGCACCGGCCTCAGCCCCCTGTCGACCACATGCCTCGCCTCACCCCTGCGCGAGCGCGGCCGCCGCGGCGCGGCGACCGTGCCATGCCTCACTCCGGCGCGAAGAAATCGCTGCCGTGCTGGTCGATCAATTCCAGCGCCTTGCCGCCGCCGCGCGCCACGCACGTGAGCGGGTCGTCGGCCACCTGAACGTGCAGGCCGGTCTCCTCGGAGATCAGTCGATCCAGGTCACGCAGCAGGGCGCCGCCACCGGTCAGCACGATGCCGCGCTCGGCCACGTCCGAGCACAGCTCCGGAGGGGTCTGTTCCAGCGCGGACTTGACCGCCGCCACGATGCCCGACAGCGGCTCGTGCAGCGCCTCCAGGACTTCGTTGGAGTTGATCGTGAACATCCGCGGCACGCCCTCGGCGAGGTTGCGGCCGGAGATCTCGATTTCCTTGACCTCGCTCTGCGGGAACGCACAGCCGATCTCGATCTTGATGCGTTCGGCGGTGGATTCGCCGATCAGCGTGCCATGGTTGCGGCGCACGTAGTTGATGATCGCCTCGTCGAAGCGGTCACCACCCACGCGCACGGACTGCGAGTAGACGATGCCGTTGAGCGAGATCACCGCCACTTCGGAAGTGCCGCCGCCGATGTCCAGCACCATCGCGCCGCGCGCCTCATGCACCGGAATGCCGGCGCCGATCGCGGCGGCCATGGGCTCCTCGATCAGGAACACGTCGCGGGCGCCGGCACCCTCTGCCGACTCCTTGATGGCGCGGCGCTCGACCTGGGTCGAGCCGCACGGCACGCACACCAGCACGCGCGGGCTGGGACGCAGCATGCGCGACTTGTGAACCTGCTTGATGAAGTGCTGCAACATCGCTTCGGTCATGGTGAAGTCGGCGATGACGCCGTCCTTCATCGGGCGCACCGTGGCGATGTTGCCCGGCGTGCGGCCGAGCATGCGCTTGGCGTCGCCACCCACCGCGGCCACCGCGCGCGGACCGCCCGGGCCGCGATCCTGGCGGATCGCCACCACCGACGGCTCGTTCAGGATGATGCCCTGCCCGCGCACGTAGATCAGCGTGTTGGCGGTGCCGAGGTCGATGGAGATGTCGTTGGAAAAGATGCCGCGAAACTTCTTGAACATGTGGCCTGGCGCGCCGTCAGGAGAGAGAAAAGTAATCGTGCAAGTCTAGTGAGCACCCCCTACCCACGCAAGCTCAAAGAAGTTAAGAAAGCCTTGTAGAACGCGATGATGCGCGCATTTCCTGAGCTCGGCGGCCGCTTTGACCGGCAAGCGACTGTCGCCTTGGGCGAAGGGTCGCGTTACGATTGCAGGGTTTGCCGGGCGATTACCGTCCGCGCCGCTCACCGGGGTTCGATCCAACATGTCAGCCGTCATCTGCGGTTCCCTGGCCTACGACACCATCATGGTGTTCTCGGACCAGTTCAAGAACCACATCCTGCCGGACAAGGTCCACATTCTTAACGTGTCCTTCCTCGTGCCGCAGATGCGTCGCGAGTTCGGCGGCTGCGCGGGCAACATTGCCTACAACCTGAAGCTCCTGGGCGGCGATCCGCTGCCGATGGCCACGGTCGGGCAGGACTTCGGCCCGTATCGCGAACACATGATTCGCTGCGGCATCCGCCTGGACGGCGTGCGCGTGTTCGAAGACCAGTTCACCCCGCAGTGCTTCATTACCACCGACCTGGACAACAACCAGATCACCGCCTTCCACCCGGGCGCGATGTCCAGTTCGCACCACAACCACGTGGGTGACGTGTCCGACGCCGACTTCGGCATCGTGGCGCCGGACGGTCGCGAGGCCATGCTGCAGCACACCGAAGACTTCGCGGCGCGCGGCGTGCCTTTCATCTTCGATCCGGGCCAGGCGATGCCGTTGTTCAACGGCGACGAGTTCCGTTCGATGATCGGCAAGGCCAACTACGTCATCGTCAACGACTACGAGTCGCAACTGCTGCAGCAGCGAACCGGCTGGAGCGCCGAGGAGATCGCCAGCCGCACGCAGGCCTACATCGTCACGCTGGGCCCGCGTGGTTCGCTGATCCACACCGACGGGAAGGTGATCGAGATCCCCGCCGCCC
Proteins encoded in this window:
- the mreD gene encoding rod shape-determining protein MreD — translated: MNRQRLALWWFIGTLAIALLAMLVPLPDALEPFKPYWPALVLLYWSLESGERVTLGLAFAMGLAADLLDGVLLGEQALRLTALVFIALRFRSRLRFFPMWQQTLAVLALLLNDRILLTIVRVFAGDALPPASWWISPFVGAVLWPFVFLFLDDLRMRLRLQ
- the mreC gene encoding rod shape-determining protein MreC; translated protein: MGQESSPLFAGSTGTLRLIGYLALAMVLMVLDHRNGWMWRIRYGAAVAVEPLYRLAGLPVEGMRTLSVAFADRQRLTDQNQRLREDLLLANAKLNRMAAVAQQNQHLKELLDTQRSLELNVQLARVVGVDLGAYRHRLLLNVGARDGVTQGQPVIDAHGVMGQVIETLPTTSVVMLITDPNNALPVTVERTGLRTIAYGSREGDRLVLPTIPMAADVREGDRLLTSGLGGRFPPGFPVGEVIHVAPAATGMFLEAQAQPSADISRSEDVLLLHDQAEPVGPPEPVPPMGPPADLAPAGAVDSTGSAPPAGGRP
- a CDS encoding rod shape-determining protein, with the translated sequence MFKKFRGIFSNDISIDLGTANTLIYVRGQGIILNEPSVVAIRQDRGPGGPRAVAAVGGDAKRMLGRTPGNIATVRPMKDGVIADFTMTEAMLQHFIKQVHKSRMLRPSPRVLVCVPCGSTQVERRAIKESAEGAGARDVFLIEEPMAAAIGAGIPVHEARGAMVLDIGGGTSEVAVISLNGIVYSQSVRVGGDRFDEAIINYVRRNHGTLIGESTAERIKIEIGCAFPQSEVKEIEISGRNLAEGVPRMFTINSNEVLEALHEPLSGIVAAVKSALEQTPPELCSDVAERGIVLTGGGALLRDLDRLISEETGLHVQVADDPLTCVARGGGKALELIDQHGSDFFAPE
- a CDS encoding carbohydrate kinase family protein, with the translated sequence MSAVICGSLAYDTIMVFSDQFKNHILPDKVHILNVSFLVPQMRREFGGCAGNIAYNLKLLGGDPLPMATVGQDFGPYREHMIRCGIRLDGVRVFEDQFTPQCFITTDLDNNQITAFHPGAMSSSHHNHVGDVSDADFGIVAPDGREAMLQHTEDFAARGVPFIFDPGQAMPLFNGDEFRSMIGKANYVIVNDYESQLLQQRTGWSAEEIASRTQAYIVTLGPRGSLIHTDGKVIEIPAARERQVVDPTGCGDAYRAGLIFGIMRGYDWNTIGRMASLMGALKVEHPGTQNQRFTYDEFAEAFREQFDYAL